The following are from one region of the Erwinia billingiae Eb661 genome:
- a CDS encoding MBL fold metallo-hydrolase — MAWKNPWYDADKSHHTPDGFRNPKPELRQNGDLKRWRKERKAAGLPFPPAKGYDHFTQRWWQRADLTGIDDAIWWLGHACLLLRVNSRYTLIDPVLSRRASPVSFFGPERKTPTALEIDDLPALDCMLISHSHYDHLDRPTIKKILRRFPQVEFVVPLGLERWFKALGAVNVTPLDWWGNKEVAGMSVHAVPARHWSMRTPWDRNRSLWCGWVIQAGELNFWFTGDSGYSENLLEIPRRLGPFNLAALPVGAYAPKWFMRGQHMDPDHAVSLHQSLGAPLSIPIHWGVFELADESLDEPPIVLSEAMRAAGLDESRFQAWRIGAKKSLNNIAQD; from the coding sequence ATGGCCTGGAAAAATCCCTGGTACGATGCCGATAAATCGCACCATACGCCTGACGGATTCCGCAATCCCAAGCCTGAGCTGCGACAGAATGGCGATCTGAAGCGCTGGCGTAAAGAGCGCAAGGCGGCGGGATTACCTTTCCCGCCGGCTAAAGGTTACGACCATTTCACCCAACGCTGGTGGCAGCGCGCTGACCTGACGGGGATTGACGATGCCATCTGGTGGCTGGGTCATGCCTGCCTGTTGTTGCGCGTTAACAGCCGCTACACGCTGATTGATCCGGTATTATCGCGCAGAGCCTCGCCGGTCAGTTTCTTCGGCCCGGAACGTAAAACCCCCACGGCACTCGAGATTGACGATTTGCCTGCACTGGACTGCATGCTGATTTCTCACAGCCATTACGATCATCTCGACAGGCCCACTATCAAAAAAATCCTGAGGCGTTTTCCGCAGGTTGAATTTGTGGTGCCATTAGGGCTTGAACGCTGGTTTAAGGCGTTGGGCGCGGTGAACGTCACGCCCCTCGACTGGTGGGGCAATAAAGAGGTCGCGGGAATGTCTGTTCATGCTGTGCCTGCGCGTCACTGGAGCATGCGTACGCCGTGGGATCGCAATCGCTCACTGTGGTGCGGTTGGGTGATCCAGGCCGGTGAACTGAATTTCTGGTTTACCGGAGACAGCGGCTACAGCGAAAACCTTTTGGAAATCCCGCGCAGGCTGGGGCCGTTCAATCTGGCCGCCTTACCGGTCGGCGCGTATGCACCAAAATGGTTCATGCGCGGTCAACATATGGATCCCGATCATGCCGTTTCCCTGCACCAATCACTTGGCGCACCGCTGAGCATCCCCATTCACTGGGGTGTGTTTGAACTGGCTGACGAATCCCTGGATGAGCCGCCGATTGTGCTGTCAGAGGCGATGCGCGCAGCAGGATTGGATGAAAGCCGCTTCCAGGCATGGCGAATAGGTGCGAAAAAGTCCCTGAATAATATTGCCCAGGATTAA
- a CDS encoding YebO family protein encodes MNEITNGAMGLASMGFSVALVIVGLIAWYFVNRASVKASQQVQLLEALLEEQKRQNVLLRRLTDSVAGKEKAASTEPDNKDFTRLIPER; translated from the coding sequence ATGAACGAAATAACAAATGGCGCGATGGGCTTGGCATCGATGGGGTTTAGTGTAGCGCTGGTGATCGTCGGGCTGATTGCATGGTATTTTGTCAATCGCGCCAGCGTCAAGGCCAGCCAGCAGGTCCAGTTACTTGAGGCCCTGCTGGAAGAGCAGAAGCGTCAGAATGTGTTATTACGCCGTTTGACCGATTCGGTTGCCGGAAAAGAGAAAGCCGCCAGCACCGAGCCGGATAACAAAGATTTCACCCGACTGATCCCTGAACGTTAA
- a CDS encoding YobH family protein → MRFLIRIVALLVIIWLALLVTGYGVLAGSTKNVAGLGLQCQYMTARGMVTAQYLHTDSGVVGVTDCPLLKKSTEVVDN, encoded by the coding sequence ATGAGATTTTTAATTCGCATCGTTGCGCTGCTGGTCATTATCTGGCTTGCCCTGTTAGTCACCGGTTACGGTGTTCTGGCAGGAAGCACTAAAAATGTGGCTGGGTTGGGATTACAGTGTCAGTACATGACCGCGCGCGGCATGGTAACCGCACAGTACCTGCACACTGACAGCGGTGTTGTCGGCGTGACCGATTGCCCGTTGCTGAAGAAAAGCACCGAAGTCGTCGATAACTGA
- the kdgR gene encoding DNA-binding transcriptional regulator KdgR — MANGDVDKQPDSVSSVLKVFGILQALGEEREHGITELSQRVMMSKSTVYRFLQTMKSLGYVDQEGESEKYSLTLKLFELGAKALQNVDLIRSADIQMRDISRQTKETIHLGALEEDSIVYIHKIDSLYNLRMYSRIGRRNPLYSTAIGKVLLAWRDVSEVKDIMANVTYNRSTPRTVGSTEALLPVLDKVRSQGYGEDNEEQEEGLRCIAVPVFDRFGVVIAGLSISFPTIRFSEEEKSSYVAMLHRSAKRLSEQMGYHDYPF; from the coding sequence ATGGCGAATGGCGATGTGGATAAACAGCCGGATTCAGTCTCATCGGTGTTGAAGGTTTTCGGTATCCTGCAGGCTCTGGGCGAGGAGCGTGAGCATGGCATTACCGAGCTTTCACAGCGGGTAATGATGTCGAAAAGTACCGTTTACCGTTTTCTGCAAACGATGAAATCCCTCGGTTATGTTGATCAGGAAGGCGAGTCAGAAAAATATTCGCTGACCTTAAAGCTGTTCGAACTGGGCGCCAAGGCGCTGCAAAATGTCGATTTGATCCGTAGCGCGGACATCCAGATGCGCGACATTTCTCGCCAGACCAAAGAAACCATCCATCTTGGCGCGCTGGAAGAAGACAGCATTGTCTATATTCACAAAATTGACTCCCTGTATAATCTGCGAATGTATTCGCGCATTGGCCGCCGTAATCCGTTATACAGCACGGCTATCGGCAAGGTGCTACTTGCCTGGCGTGACGTCTCAGAAGTGAAAGACATCATGGCCAACGTGACCTATAACCGCAGCACGCCGAGAACGGTCGGCAGCACCGAAGCGCTTCTGCCGGTGCTGGATAAAGTCCGGTCGCAGGGGTATGGGGAAGATAATGAAGAGCAGGAAGAGGGGCTGCGGTGTATCGCGGTACCGGTCTTTGACCGTTTTGGCGTGGTGATTGCCGGGCTGAGTATCTCCTTCCCGACCATCCGTTTCTCTGAGGAAGAGAAAAGCAGCTATGTGGCGATGCTGCATCGTTCTGCAAAACGGCTTTCAGAGCAGATGGGCTATCACGACTACCCGTTCTGA
- a CDS encoding MFS transporter, with the protein MPQTTQPDGLPIPQRYGAIMAIALGITVAVLDGAIANVALPTIARELHASPAESIWIVNAYQLAIIISLLSLSFLGDILGYRRIYQAGLVLFTCTSLFCALSSSLEMLTFARVLQGFGGAALMSVNTALIRIIYPQRFLGRGMGINSLIVAVSTAAGPTVAAAVLSVASWKWLFLINVPVGLAALYLAFRFLPDNTQKSKEQRFDIPSAIMNALTFGLLISALSGFAQGQSGKLVLAELVALVIVGFVFIRRQLKMPFPLLPVDLLRIPIFSLSLGTSVCSFCAQMLAMVSLPFFMQTVLHRGEVATGLLLTPWPLATMVMAPIAGRLIERYHAGLLGAIGLAMFASGLFSLALLPDSPSDLNIIWRMALCGAGFGLFQSPNNHTIITSAPRNRSGGASGMLGTARLLGQTSGAALVALMFNLFGGHGTHASLLLAGSFATLATVVSAMRMTQPGTRS; encoded by the coding sequence ATGCCGCAAACAACTCAACCCGACGGATTACCCATCCCGCAGCGCTACGGCGCAATAATGGCGATTGCCTTAGGCATCACCGTTGCTGTGCTTGACGGTGCCATTGCCAACGTGGCACTGCCGACCATCGCCCGCGAGCTGCACGCCAGCCCGGCAGAATCCATCTGGATTGTTAACGCCTATCAGCTGGCCATTATCATCTCGCTGCTGTCACTGTCGTTCCTCGGCGATATTCTGGGCTACCGCCGTATCTATCAGGCCGGTCTGGTGCTGTTCACCTGCACCTCGCTGTTTTGCGCCCTTTCCAGCTCGCTGGAAATGCTGACCTTTGCCCGCGTATTACAGGGCTTTGGTGGCGCCGCGTTGATGAGCGTCAACACCGCATTGATTCGGATAATCTATCCGCAGCGCTTTCTCGGGCGCGGAATGGGCATTAACTCGCTGATCGTGGCCGTATCCACCGCTGCCGGACCCACCGTGGCGGCCGCGGTGCTGTCGGTCGCCTCATGGAAATGGTTGTTCCTGATTAACGTACCGGTCGGCCTGGCGGCGCTCTATCTCGCCTTCCGCTTCTTGCCCGATAACACGCAGAAATCGAAAGAGCAGCGCTTTGATATTCCCAGCGCAATTATGAATGCCCTGACCTTTGGCCTGTTAATTTCGGCTTTAAGCGGCTTCGCGCAGGGACAAAGTGGCAAGCTGGTGCTGGCCGAGCTGGTGGCGCTGGTCATCGTCGGCTTCGTCTTTATTCGCCGTCAGTTGAAAATGCCTTTCCCACTGTTGCCGGTGGATTTGCTGCGCATTCCCATCTTCTCGTTGTCGTTGGGCACCTCGGTCTGTTCTTTCTGCGCCCAGATGCTGGCGATGGTCTCACTGCCCTTCTTTATGCAAACCGTGTTACACCGTGGCGAAGTGGCCACCGGACTGTTACTGACTCCCTGGCCACTGGCTACTATGGTGATGGCGCCCATTGCCGGCCGACTGATTGAGCGCTATCACGCCGGTCTGCTGGGAGCGATTGGTCTGGCGATGTTCGCCAGCGGTCTGTTCTCGCTGGCGCTGCTGCCTGATTCTCCGTCAGATCTGAATATCATCTGGCGCATGGCGCTTTGCGGTGCGGGTTTTGGCCTGTTCCAGTCACCGAACAACCACACCATTATCACTTCCGCCCCGCGCAACCGCAGCGGTGGTGCCAGCGGCATGCTGGGCACCGCGCGCTTGCTCGGCCAGACCAGTGGTGCCGCGCTGGTCGCGCTGATGTTCAACCTGTTTGGTGGCCACGGTACCCATGCTTCTTTATTACTGGCAGGCAGCTTCGCAACGCTGGCTACCGTAGTAAGTGCGATGCGAATGACGCAGCCCGGCACCCGTAGCTGA
- the htpX gene encoding protease HtpX: MMRIALFLLTNLGVMLVFGLILSLTGIQSSSVQGLMIMAGLFGFGGAFVSLLMSKWMALRSVGGEVIEQPRNETERWLMQTIAQQAQQAGIAMPQVAIYHAPDINAFATGARRDASLVAVSTGLLQNMSRDEAEAVLAHEISHIANGDMVTMTLIQGVVNTFVIFISRILAQVAAGFLSGNRDEGEGNNGNPMVYFAVSMVLELVFGIVASIITMWFSRHREYHADAGSARLVGREKMIAALQRLKTSYEPQEASTMMAFCINGKSKSLSELFMSHPPLDKRIEALRSGQYLK, translated from the coding sequence ATGATGCGTATTGCGCTTTTCCTGCTGACCAACCTGGGCGTTATGTTGGTCTTTGGGCTGATCCTCAGCCTGACAGGGATCCAGTCAAGCAGTGTACAGGGCCTGATGATCATGGCGGGTCTGTTTGGCTTCGGCGGTGCGTTTGTCTCACTGCTGATGTCGAAGTGGATGGCGTTGCGATCCGTCGGTGGTGAGGTTATTGAGCAACCGCGCAATGAGACCGAGCGCTGGTTGATGCAGACCATTGCTCAGCAGGCACAGCAGGCGGGTATCGCCATGCCGCAGGTGGCTATCTATCATGCGCCGGATATCAACGCCTTTGCGACCGGTGCCCGTCGTGATGCGTCACTGGTGGCGGTCTCTACCGGCCTGTTGCAGAACATGAGCCGTGACGAAGCCGAAGCGGTGCTGGCTCACGAGATCAGCCACATCGCTAACGGTGATATGGTCACCATGACGCTGATTCAGGGTGTCGTGAACACCTTCGTGATCTTTATCTCGCGCATTCTGGCGCAGGTTGCCGCAGGCTTCCTGTCCGGCAACCGTGATGAAGGTGAAGGCAATAACGGCAACCCAATGGTCTACTTCGCCGTGTCGATGGTGCTGGAGCTGGTCTTCGGTATCGTGGCCAGCATCATCACCATGTGGTTCTCGCGTCACCGTGAGTACCATGCCGATGCCGGCTCTGCGCGACTGGTTGGTCGTGAGAAGATGATTGCAGCCTTGCAACGTCTGAAAACCAGCTATGAGCCGCAGGAAGCCAGCACCATGATGGCCTTCTGCATTAACGGTAAGTCGAAGTCACTGAGTGAGCTGTTTATGTCTCACCCACCGCTGGATAAGCGCATTGAAGCGCTGCGCAGCGGTCAGTATCTGAAGTAA